The region CTATATTTTCAATCGCGTATTAGAGTTTTTATGCTTAAAAAGCGGAACTACTAGGGTTGCCGGTATTGAAATAGTGAATCTGTTAAATAGTAATTTAGTAGAAATCTGATTTTCTTCAATCGGAGTATTTTTGCTGTATTTTCTATTGATACAGCAAAGGAATAGAATAATTGAAAATTATGGCGCTATACATTTACTATTAAGTTGTAAACATACAAAATAATTTAATAAATAAAGAGTATTTATTAAATTATTTTAATAACAAAAGTTAAAATAAATGTTAGTTATTGATAAGGGAGGATAACATTTTTTCTTTTACAACACAACAAGCACCAATAACGCCGGCGCGACGGCCTAAACTGGATTTTTTTAATTTAACGTCTCTGTTGACTAATCCAAGGGAATATTTCTTTAAAGCGGATTGAATAGGTAAGAGGGTGTAATCTCCCAATAGAGAGAAATCTCCTCCAATTACTAATAGATCCGGATTGAAAATGTTAAGAATAATAGACAGATAACGCCCCATTTTTTCACTTTGCTTAGAGACTAATTCAACACATAAATTGTCTTCCAGATTTAATGCTCCCGCAATTATGGCATGATGTTGCAGGGTGGTTGAGTTTTCGTCAAGGACTATTTTAGAATGTTTTCCTTCTTTTATGGCTTCCTTGAATTGATTCACTAGAGACCAGCCGGATATTTCAGTCTCTAAACAACCTAATTTTCCACATTGGCATAAAATTCCATTGTCTAATATGGTACTGTGTCCAAATTCTCCAGAATAGCCTGATTTCCCGTAATATAATTTTCCGTCGGTTATTATTCCTATTGCTACGCCCCAGCTGTAATTCACATAGATAATATTTTGCTCTCCTTCAACAACTCCTTCTCTATATTCACCAAAGGCCATTGCCCTAGTATCATTTTCTAAACGAACCGGTATACCCAATTGATCCGAAATGATTTCAGTCAAAGGTCTGTTTTCGCTGAAAAAAAAGTTATAACTGAATCCTTCCATCGAATTAATACGACCCGATAAATTGATACATGCTCCTACAATCATATTTTTATCGACCAAACTGTCTTCTATGAATGAGTTGATTAAACCACATAACTCTAAAAGTGATTCTTGGGTATTTTGTAAAATAAAGGAAGCTCCTAATTCGATACTTACGAATTCATTTTTTATATTCTGTAATCCAATTGACATGCTGCTTCTGCCTACTTCAATTCCTAGAAAATAAGCGCAAGTAGGATTAATGCTGTATAAAGAAGGGCGTCTGCCGCCACTATTAGTGATTTTTCCCATGTCTACGACATAGCCTTCGGCTAAAAGTTCATTGACTGCTTTGGTTACTGTGGGAACACTGGATTGCAATTCCGAACCCAATTCAGCAATTGTAGCATTACCGGTTGATAATAGGCGTTTTATTATTGATTGTCTCAACATGTGCCATTTTTGACCGGATAGGCTGTTGTCAGTACTAGCGTCTAATAAATCTTTTAAGCTCATTATGATTATGTTTAAAATATGTAGAGGTATTCAATCACAAACTTACTATATTTTTTTTTAAAATATTATATAAATATAATCTTACAATTGATCTATTGATTTTAAAAACAGTCTCAAAATAAGAGAATGTGCAGTGTTAAATAGTAAGTCAGAATGATTAAAAAAAAAGGGAGAACTAAAATAAGTCTCCCTTTTTATTAATCATTACTAGTTCAAATAA is a window of Flavobacterium acetivorans DNA encoding:
- a CDS encoding ROK family transcriptional regulator, producing the protein MSLKDLLDASTDNSLSGQKWHMLRQSIIKRLLSTGNATIAELGSELQSSVPTVTKAVNELLAEGYVVDMGKITNSGGRRPSLYSINPTCAYFLGIEVGRSSMSIGLQNIKNEFVSIELGASFILQNTQESLLELCGLINSFIEDSLVDKNMIVGACINLSGRINSMEGFSYNFFFSENRPLTEIISDQLGIPVRLENDTRAMAFGEYREGVVEGEQNIIYVNYSWGVAIGIITDGKLYYGKSGYSGEFGHSTILDNGILCQCGKLGCLETEISGWSLVNQFKEAIKEGKHSKIVLDENSTTLQHHAIIAGALNLEDNLCVELVSKQSEKMGRYLSIILNIFNPDLLVIGGDFSLLGDYTLLPIQSALKKYSLGLVNRDVKLKKSSLGRRAGVIGACCVVKEKMLSSLINN